In the genome of Perca fluviatilis chromosome 4, GENO_Pfluv_1.0, whole genome shotgun sequence, one region contains:
- the abhd14b gene encoding protein ABHD14B — translation MSAVKMTEGSVQVESCKAPLFYRQSAPAAEEVRMSVLLLHGIRFSSENWLNIGTLETLAKAGCRAVAIDLPGLGRSKSAEAPAAVGELAPADFLKEVCEELSLNPVVVISPSLSGMYSLPFLLQHQALIRAYIPVAPICTDKFTAEQYQSVKVPSLIVYGDQDTQLGELSLSNLSNLANHSVVVMKGAGHPCYLDDPDTWHKALTDFLNTL, via the exons CCGCTGTTCTACAGACAGAGTGCACCTGCCGCAGAGGAAGTTAGGATGTCAGTTTTACTCCTTCACGGCATCCGTTTCTCATCAGAAAACTGGCTCAACATTGGCACTCTGGAGACTCTGGCCAAAGCAGGCTGCCGTGCGGTCGCCATCGACCTGCCAG GGCTCGGCCGGTCCAAGTCAGCCGAGGCCCCTGCCGCGGTTGGAGAACTGGCCCCTGCAGATTTCCTGAAGGAGGTGTGTGAGGAGCTGAGCCTGAACCCGGTGGTGGTGATCAGCCCGTCCCTCAGTGGGATGTactccctccccttcctcctccagcACCAGGCTCTGATACGAGCCTACATCCCTGTAGCACCCATCTGCACCGACAAATTCACAGCAGAGCAGTACCAGAGTGTAAAG GTCCCATCTCTGATCGTTTATGGTGACCAGGACACTCAGCTTGGAGAACTGTCACTGAGCAACCTGAGCAAtctggccaatcacagcgtgGTGGTGATGAAAGGAGCGGGTCACCCCTGTTACCTGGACGACCCGGACACTTGGCACAAAGCCCTCACTGACTTCCTCAATACCCTGTGA